Proteins encoded within one genomic window of Cucumis sativus cultivar 9930 chromosome 3, Cucumber_9930_V3, whole genome shotgun sequence:
- the LOC101210237 gene encoding cytochrome P450 704C1 isoform X2, giving the protein MEFLSNPILVAAVLLLISIVVMQILTRKLRKKKYHPIAGTVFHQLLNFHRLHDYMTDLARKHKTYKLLGPFRDEVYTSDPPNVEYMLRTNFENFGKGSHNYRILRDLLGDGIFTVDGEKWREQRKISSYEFSTKVLRDYSTVIFRKTAVKLANIVSEAAISNRVIDIQDLFMKSTLDSIFHVSFGIDLESLHGSNEEISKFCSAFEASSTNTLWRYVDVSWPIKKALNIGSEAVLKENMKIVDEYIYKLIHSALEQRQKLGDNALMRRENIVSRFLQAETTDPKYLRDIILNFVIAGKDTTAVTLAWFICMLCKHPSVQERVAREIEEVTNVGDVTDFSEFAARLTEEALEKMQFLIATINETLRLYPAVPVDAKICFSDDTLPDGFSVRKGDMVSYQPYAMGRMKFIWGDDAEEFLPERWLDGDGKFQPQSPFKFTAFQAGPRICLGKEFAYRQIKIFSALLLMFFKFKMSDEKKIVEYQPMINLLIKGGLQVCAIPRRPLT; this is encoded by the exons ATGGAATTTCTGTCAAACCCCATTTTAGTTGCAGCTGTATTGCTACTGATTTCCATTGTTGTAATGCAGATTCTAACTCGAAAACTGAGAAAGAAGAAGTATCATCCAATTGCAGGCACTGTATTTCACCAGCTCCTCAATTTTCACCGATTACATGACTACATGACTGACCTTGCTCGAAAGCATAAAACATACAAGCTTCTTGGGCCCTTCAGGGATGAGGTTTATACTTCTGACCCACCAAATGTTGAGTATATGCTCAGAACCAACTTCGAGAATTTTGGCAAG GGATCACATAACTACAGAATTCTCAGAGATCTTCTTGGCGATGGAATTTTCACAGTTGATGGAGAGAAGTGGCGTGAGCAGAGAAAGATTTCAAGCTATGAGTTCTCTACAAAAGTTCTGAGGGATTACAGCACTGTCATCTTCCGGAAAACTGCAGTTAAACTCGCTAACATCGTGTCCGAAGCTGCTATTTCGAATCGAGTAATTGATATTCAA GATCTATTTATGAAATCAACTCTAGATTCAATATTTCATGTTTCATTTGGAATTGATCTAGAGAGCTTGCATGgatcaaatgaagaaattagCAAGTTTTGCTCTGCTTTTGAAGCATCAAGTACAAATACACTCTGGCGATACGTCGATGTATCCTGGCCAATCAAGAAGGCTCTCAATATTGGCTCAGAAGCtgtcttaaaagaaaacatgaaaattgTTGATGAGTACATTTATAAGCTCATTCATAGTGCACTTGAACAGAGACAAAAGTTAGGCGACAACGCTTTG ATGAGAAGAGAAAACATAGTGTCGAGGTTTCTGCAAGCGGAAACGACCGATCCAAAGTATCTAagagatattattcttaattttgttatagctgGAAAGGACACAACAGCAGTTACTCTTGCTTGGTTCATTTGCATGCTTTGCAAGCATCCTTCAGTGCAGGAAAGGGTTGCTAGAGAGATCGAAGAAGTGACAAATGTTGGAGATGTAACCGATTTTTCCGAATTTGCTGCAAGATTGACCGAAGAAGCACTAGAGAAGATGCAATTTCTCATTGCAACTATTAATGAAACTCTTAGACTCTATCCTGCCGTCCCAGTG GATGCAAAGATTTGCTTTTCGGACGATACACTGCCGGATGGATTCAGTGTGAGGAAAGGAGATATGGTGTCGTACCAGCCATATGCAATGGGTAGGATGAAATTCATATGGGGTGACGATGCCGAGGAATTCCTACCAGAGAGATGGCTTGATGGAGATGGAAAGTTCCAGCCTCAGAGCCCTTTCAAATTTACAGCCTTTCAG GCGGGGCCTCGCATTTGTTTAGGAAAAGAGTTTGCTTACAGGCAGATAAAAATCTTCTCAGCTCtattattgatgttttttaagttcaaaatGAGTGATGAGAAGAAAATTGTGGAGTATCAACCAATGATCAATCTTCTCATCAAAGGAGGCCTTCAAGTTTGTGCCATTCCTAGGCGTCCTCTTACTTAA
- the LOC101210237 gene encoding cytochrome P450 704C1 isoform X1, translated as MEFLSNPILVAAVLLLISIVVMQILTRKLRKKKYHPIAGTVFHQLLNFHRLHDYMTDLARKHKTYKLLGPFRDEVYTSDPPNVEYMLRTNFENFGKGSHNYRILRDLLGDGIFTVDGEKWREQRKISSYEFSTKVLRDYSTVIFRKTAVKLANIVSEAAISNRVIDIQDLFMKSTLDSIFHVSFGIDLESLHGSNEEISKFCSAFEASSTNTLWRYVDVSWPIKKALNIGSEAVLKENMKIVDEYIYKLIHSALEQRQKLGDNALVDEFMRRENIVSRFLQAETTDPKYLRDIILNFVIAGKDTTAVTLAWFICMLCKHPSVQERVAREIEEVTNVGDVTDFSEFAARLTEEALEKMQFLIATINETLRLYPAVPVDAKICFSDDTLPDGFSVRKGDMVSYQPYAMGRMKFIWGDDAEEFLPERWLDGDGKFQPQSPFKFTAFQAGPRICLGKEFAYRQIKIFSALLLMFFKFKMSDEKKIVEYQPMINLLIKGGLQVCAIPRRPLT; from the exons ATGGAATTTCTGTCAAACCCCATTTTAGTTGCAGCTGTATTGCTACTGATTTCCATTGTTGTAATGCAGATTCTAACTCGAAAACTGAGAAAGAAGAAGTATCATCCAATTGCAGGCACTGTATTTCACCAGCTCCTCAATTTTCACCGATTACATGACTACATGACTGACCTTGCTCGAAAGCATAAAACATACAAGCTTCTTGGGCCCTTCAGGGATGAGGTTTATACTTCTGACCCACCAAATGTTGAGTATATGCTCAGAACCAACTTCGAGAATTTTGGCAAG GGATCACATAACTACAGAATTCTCAGAGATCTTCTTGGCGATGGAATTTTCACAGTTGATGGAGAGAAGTGGCGTGAGCAGAGAAAGATTTCAAGCTATGAGTTCTCTACAAAAGTTCTGAGGGATTACAGCACTGTCATCTTCCGGAAAACTGCAGTTAAACTCGCTAACATCGTGTCCGAAGCTGCTATTTCGAATCGAGTAATTGATATTCAA GATCTATTTATGAAATCAACTCTAGATTCAATATTTCATGTTTCATTTGGAATTGATCTAGAGAGCTTGCATGgatcaaatgaagaaattagCAAGTTTTGCTCTGCTTTTGAAGCATCAAGTACAAATACACTCTGGCGATACGTCGATGTATCCTGGCCAATCAAGAAGGCTCTCAATATTGGCTCAGAAGCtgtcttaaaagaaaacatgaaaattgTTGATGAGTACATTTATAAGCTCATTCATAGTGCACTTGAACAGAGACAAAAGTTAGGCGACAACGCTTTGGTAGATGAATTT ATGAGAAGAGAAAACATAGTGTCGAGGTTTCTGCAAGCGGAAACGACCGATCCAAAGTATCTAagagatattattcttaattttgttatagctgGAAAGGACACAACAGCAGTTACTCTTGCTTGGTTCATTTGCATGCTTTGCAAGCATCCTTCAGTGCAGGAAAGGGTTGCTAGAGAGATCGAAGAAGTGACAAATGTTGGAGATGTAACCGATTTTTCCGAATTTGCTGCAAGATTGACCGAAGAAGCACTAGAGAAGATGCAATTTCTCATTGCAACTATTAATGAAACTCTTAGACTCTATCCTGCCGTCCCAGTG GATGCAAAGATTTGCTTTTCGGACGATACACTGCCGGATGGATTCAGTGTGAGGAAAGGAGATATGGTGTCGTACCAGCCATATGCAATGGGTAGGATGAAATTCATATGGGGTGACGATGCCGAGGAATTCCTACCAGAGAGATGGCTTGATGGAGATGGAAAGTTCCAGCCTCAGAGCCCTTTCAAATTTACAGCCTTTCAG GCGGGGCCTCGCATTTGTTTAGGAAAAGAGTTTGCTTACAGGCAGATAAAAATCTTCTCAGCTCtattattgatgttttttaagttcaaaatGAGTGATGAGAAGAAAATTGTGGAGTATCAACCAATGATCAATCTTCTCATCAAAGGAGGCCTTCAAGTTTGTGCCATTCCTAGGCGTCCTCTTACTTAA
- the LOC101210237 gene encoding cytochrome P450 704C1 isoform X3: MTDLARKHKTYKLLGPFRDEVYTSDPPNVEYMLRTNFENFGKGSHNYRILRDLLGDGIFTVDGEKWREQRKISSYEFSTKVLRDYSTVIFRKTAVKLANIVSEAAISNRVIDIQDLFMKSTLDSIFHVSFGIDLESLHGSNEEISKFCSAFEASSTNTLWRYVDVSWPIKKALNIGSEAVLKENMKIVDEYIYKLIHSALEQRQKLGDNALVDEFMRRENIVSRFLQAETTDPKYLRDIILNFVIAGKDTTAVTLAWFICMLCKHPSVQERVAREIEEVTNVGDVTDFSEFAARLTEEALEKMQFLIATINETLRLYPAVPVDAKICFSDDTLPDGFSVRKGDMVSYQPYAMGRMKFIWGDDAEEFLPERWLDGDGKFQPQSPFKFTAFQAGPRICLGKEFAYRQIKIFSALLLMFFKFKMSDEKKIVEYQPMINLLIKGGLQVCAIPRRPLT; encoded by the exons ATGACTGACCTTGCTCGAAAGCATAAAACATACAAGCTTCTTGGGCCCTTCAGGGATGAGGTTTATACTTCTGACCCACCAAATGTTGAGTATATGCTCAGAACCAACTTCGAGAATTTTGGCAAG GGATCACATAACTACAGAATTCTCAGAGATCTTCTTGGCGATGGAATTTTCACAGTTGATGGAGAGAAGTGGCGTGAGCAGAGAAAGATTTCAAGCTATGAGTTCTCTACAAAAGTTCTGAGGGATTACAGCACTGTCATCTTCCGGAAAACTGCAGTTAAACTCGCTAACATCGTGTCCGAAGCTGCTATTTCGAATCGAGTAATTGATATTCAA GATCTATTTATGAAATCAACTCTAGATTCAATATTTCATGTTTCATTTGGAATTGATCTAGAGAGCTTGCATGgatcaaatgaagaaattagCAAGTTTTGCTCTGCTTTTGAAGCATCAAGTACAAATACACTCTGGCGATACGTCGATGTATCCTGGCCAATCAAGAAGGCTCTCAATATTGGCTCAGAAGCtgtcttaaaagaaaacatgaaaattgTTGATGAGTACATTTATAAGCTCATTCATAGTGCACTTGAACAGAGACAAAAGTTAGGCGACAACGCTTTGGTAGATGAATTT ATGAGAAGAGAAAACATAGTGTCGAGGTTTCTGCAAGCGGAAACGACCGATCCAAAGTATCTAagagatattattcttaattttgttatagctgGAAAGGACACAACAGCAGTTACTCTTGCTTGGTTCATTTGCATGCTTTGCAAGCATCCTTCAGTGCAGGAAAGGGTTGCTAGAGAGATCGAAGAAGTGACAAATGTTGGAGATGTAACCGATTTTTCCGAATTTGCTGCAAGATTGACCGAAGAAGCACTAGAGAAGATGCAATTTCTCATTGCAACTATTAATGAAACTCTTAGACTCTATCCTGCCGTCCCAGTG GATGCAAAGATTTGCTTTTCGGACGATACACTGCCGGATGGATTCAGTGTGAGGAAAGGAGATATGGTGTCGTACCAGCCATATGCAATGGGTAGGATGAAATTCATATGGGGTGACGATGCCGAGGAATTCCTACCAGAGAGATGGCTTGATGGAGATGGAAAGTTCCAGCCTCAGAGCCCTTTCAAATTTACAGCCTTTCAG GCGGGGCCTCGCATTTGTTTAGGAAAAGAGTTTGCTTACAGGCAGATAAAAATCTTCTCAGCTCtattattgatgttttttaagttcaaaatGAGTGATGAGAAGAAAATTGTGGAGTATCAACCAATGATCAATCTTCTCATCAAAGGAGGCCTTCAAGTTTGTGCCATTCCTAGGCGTCCTCTTACTTAA